A genome region from Nocardioides cynanchi includes the following:
- a CDS encoding DUF3043 domain-containing protein: MFRRTKSDTEHRPTDPATGQVTAPDKKGRPTPTRKEAEAAAKARAKVPRTRKEMAAAQKANRSESSTQMRQAMKTGEERYLPPRDKGPVKRFIRDYVDSHFSVVELMIPLMLVVLLLAYTGNPTITSYANLAMLTAFVLIIFDLVRLRFRLRRELATRFPGVSTQGTTFYAMSRSLQMRFMRMPKAQVKLGQQLPPTYR, encoded by the coding sequence TTGTTCCGTCGTACCAAGTCCGACACCGAGCACCGGCCGACCGATCCGGCCACCGGTCAGGTCACCGCGCCCGACAAGAAGGGCCGGCCGACGCCGACCCGCAAGGAGGCCGAGGCCGCCGCCAAGGCCCGGGCCAAGGTGCCGCGCACCCGCAAGGAGATGGCCGCGGCCCAGAAGGCCAACCGCAGCGAGTCGAGCACCCAGATGCGGCAGGCGATGAAGACCGGCGAGGAGCGCTACCTGCCGCCGCGCGACAAGGGCCCGGTCAAGCGCTTCATCCGCGACTACGTCGACAGCCACTTCTCGGTCGTCGAGCTGATGATCCCGCTGATGCTGGTGGTCCTGCTCCTGGCCTACACCGGCAACCCGACGATCACGTCGTACGCCAACCTGGCGATGCTGACCGCGTTCGTGCTGATCATCTTCGACCTGGTCCGGCTGCGGTTCCGGCTCCGCCGGGAGCTGGCGACCCGCTTCCCCGGCGTCAGCACCCAGGGGACGACGTTTTACGCCATGAGCCGGTCGCTGCAGATGCGCTTCATGCGGATGCCCAAGGCCCAGGTCAAGCTCGGTCAGCAGCTCCCGCCGACCTACCGCTGA
- the htpX gene encoding zinc metalloprotease HtpX, translating into MARTRFASDTGLTLRMTSVMFLLGGIFVALVVVVMLVLPVGYAPIIGIIGIGIAWGQWYFSDTVAMKAMRAREVTPEEAPELHGVIDRLCAMADMPKPRVGIADLSIPNAFATGRSPERSVVCVTTGILGILTADEMEAVLAHELSHVAHRDVTVMTIASTAGIVAGMLTRGAQYGAMFGGGRRNSNDNNSGVPVWLVILVVSLVVYAVSFFLTRLLSRYRELCADRSGAYLTMKPRALATALQKIAGHMNGIPDQDLRTVDSMNAFFISPAIKAGFGQLTSTHPSLEQRLEQLAKIQAELGRPVDGSPAP; encoded by the coding sequence ATGGCCCGCACCCGTTTCGCCTCAGACACCGGACTCACACTCCGGATGACCTCCGTGATGTTCCTGCTCGGAGGGATCTTCGTCGCGCTCGTCGTGGTGGTGATGCTGGTCCTCCCGGTCGGCTACGCGCCGATCATCGGGATCATCGGGATCGGCATCGCCTGGGGGCAGTGGTACTTCTCCGACACCGTGGCGATGAAGGCGATGCGGGCCCGCGAGGTGACGCCCGAGGAGGCCCCCGAGCTGCACGGTGTGATCGACCGGCTGTGCGCGATGGCCGACATGCCCAAGCCCCGGGTGGGCATCGCCGACCTCTCGATCCCCAACGCCTTCGCCACCGGCCGGTCGCCCGAGCGCTCCGTGGTCTGTGTGACCACCGGCATCCTCGGGATCCTCACCGCCGACGAGATGGAGGCGGTGCTCGCCCACGAGCTCAGCCACGTCGCCCACCGCGACGTCACCGTGATGACCATCGCGTCGACCGCGGGCATCGTGGCCGGGATGCTCACCCGCGGTGCGCAGTACGGCGCGATGTTCGGCGGCGGGCGCCGCAACAGCAACGACAACAACAGCGGCGTCCCGGTCTGGCTGGTCATCCTGGTGGTGAGCCTGGTCGTCTACGCCGTCAGCTTCTTCCTGACCCGGCTGCTCTCGCGCTACCGCGAGCTGTGCGCGGACCGCTCCGGTGCCTACCTGACGATGAAGCCGCGGGCACTGGCCACGGCGCTGCAGAAGATCGCCGGCCACATGAACGGCATCCCCGACCAAGACCTGCGCACGGTCGACTCGATGAACGCGTTCTTCATCTCCCCGGCGATCAAGGCCGGCTTCGGCCAGCTCACCTCGACCCACCCGTCGCTGGAGCAGCGGCTCGAGCAGCTGGCGAAGATCCAGGCCGAGCTCGGTCGCCCGGTCGACGGGTCGCCGGCTCCGTGA
- the pspAB gene encoding PspA-associated protein PspAB — protein sequence MTPFWDAITGRTTPKKADLDSLFLVPSAAITLETSAGLTPTGTGSVCFRAADGAAYQQTQDDVIALIRDDADKPDVSVQRDDFGFTWLVVTRATSDVEGLCTDLHAVNTSLEEQGFAGGLLCTVVPFADTTGRKVGLVYLYKQGTFYGFAPTGAKTRDNLLELQVRDELKAELPMEEDLQRWLALWGAPGL from the coding sequence GTGACGCCGTTCTGGGACGCGATCACCGGGCGCACGACGCCCAAGAAGGCCGACCTGGACTCGCTCTTCCTCGTGCCCAGCGCCGCGATCACCCTGGAGACCTCGGCCGGGCTGACACCGACCGGGACCGGCTCGGTGTGCTTCCGCGCGGCCGACGGCGCGGCGTACCAGCAGACCCAGGACGACGTCATCGCACTGATCCGCGACGACGCGGACAAGCCCGACGTCTCGGTGCAGCGTGACGACTTCGGCTTCACCTGGCTGGTCGTCACCCGCGCCACCTCCGACGTGGAAGGGCTGTGCACCGACCTGCACGCGGTCAACACCAGCCTCGAGGAGCAGGGCTTCGCCGGAGGGCTGCTGTGCACCGTGGTGCCGTTCGCCGACACCACCGGACGCAAGGTCGGGCTGGTCTACCTCTACAAGCAGGGCACGTTCTACGGCTTCGCCCCCACCGGCGCCAAGACCCGCGACAACCTGCTCGAGCTCCAGGTCCGCGACGAGCTCAAGGCGGAGCTGCCGATGGAGGAGGACCTCCAGCGCTGGCTCGCCCTCTGGGGCGCCCCCGGCCTCTGA
- the pspAA gene encoding PspA-associated protein PspAA translates to MIVRILGEGQYDLSDEAVSALNDLDAQVESAVEAGDEHAFAGALTSLLDGVRTAGVAHDADSLEPSDLILPMADATLAEVRDMLSGDGLIPG, encoded by the coding sequence ATGATCGTGCGGATCCTCGGTGAGGGGCAGTACGACCTCTCCGACGAGGCCGTCTCCGCCCTCAACGACCTCGACGCCCAGGTGGAGTCCGCGGTGGAGGCGGGCGACGAGCACGCCTTCGCCGGTGCGCTCACCTCGCTGCTGGACGGCGTACGCACCGCCGGGGTGGCCCACGACGCCGACTCCCTGGAGCCGTCCGACCTGATCCTGCCGATGGCCGACGCCACGCTGGCCGAGGTCCGCGACATGCTCAGCGGCGACGGTTTGATCCCTGGTTGA
- a CDS encoding PspA/IM30 family protein produces the protein MSMWQRISLIFRSKANKALDRAEDPRETLDYSYQRQLDLLAKVRRGVADVATSRKRVELQVNQLTAQSAKLQGQAEQAIAAGREDLAREALTRKSGLTQQITDLKAQQAQLQGEEEKLVLAQQRLSAKVEAFRTRKETIKATYTAAQAQSQIGEAMSGIGEEMGDVGLAIQRAEDKTAQMQARAGAIDELIASGALDDASSLNSGDDISRELEAMSSQSDVEAELARLKAGKAPDAIEAPQDGGAIVAAEPEKTESTGETPA, from the coding sequence ATGAGCATGTGGCAGCGCATCAGCCTGATCTTCCGGTCCAAGGCCAACAAGGCGCTCGACCGCGCCGAGGACCCACGCGAGACGCTCGACTACAGCTACCAGCGTCAGCTCGACCTGCTCGCGAAGGTACGCCGCGGGGTCGCCGACGTGGCCACCTCGCGCAAGCGCGTGGAGCTCCAGGTCAACCAGCTCACGGCGCAGTCCGCCAAGCTCCAGGGCCAAGCCGAGCAGGCGATCGCCGCGGGTCGCGAGGACCTCGCCCGTGAGGCGCTCACCCGCAAGTCCGGGCTCACCCAGCAGATCACCGACCTCAAGGCCCAGCAGGCCCAGCTCCAGGGCGAGGAGGAGAAGCTGGTCCTCGCCCAGCAGCGCCTCAGCGCCAAGGTCGAGGCGTTCCGCACTCGCAAGGAGACGATCAAGGCGACCTACACCGCGGCCCAGGCCCAGTCCCAGATCGGCGAGGCCATGTCTGGCATCGGCGAGGAGATGGGTGACGTCGGCCTGGCCATCCAGCGGGCCGAGGACAAGACGGCCCAGATGCAGGCCCGGGCCGGTGCCATCGACGAGCTGATCGCCTCCGGCGCGCTCGACGACGCCAGCTCGCTCAACAGCGGCGACGACATCTCCCGCGAGCTGGAGGCGATGAGCTCGCAGTCCGACGTCGAGGCGGAGCTGGCCAGGCTGAAGGCGGGCAAGGCCCCCGACGCGATCGAGGCACCGCAGGACGGCGGCGCGATCGTGGCCGCCGAGCCGGAGAAGACCGAGTCGACGGGCGAGACGCCCGCATGA